From the genome of Fundulus heteroclitus isolate FHET01 chromosome 7, MU-UCD_Fhet_4.1, whole genome shotgun sequence, one region includes:
- the LOC105922262 gene encoding Golgi reassembly-stacking protein 2 produces the protein MGGSQSVQIPGGGSEGYHVLRVQEHSPGYHAGLEPFFDFIISVCDTRLNRDNDTLKELLKMNVERSVKMLLYNSRTQTVRETTIRPSNAWGGQGLLGLSIRFCSFERANQNVWHVLEVEPNSPAGLAGLTPYVDYIIGADSAMRESEDLFSLVEAHEGKELKLYVYNTDADNCREVVITPNSDWGGEGSLGCKIGFGYLHRIPTHKEEKKHRSPAQNHNQAPYTPKDGYTEVQLSAVIPTVPVVVSSSAPTGLEQPLSSLSVSSEPTAVLVNPPTGNPIIPPPNHGIPTHTLPLLVNGAATQPGLIALPGGVPAFSSFPNLNTTLPNVAHVLPPVLGIQHEGLPPLNLPAAASSVTPPLDFIYPTVAVNSHPSLHPSSTIRMNGSPTKAPNHSSVSDSGSANFTVTVDSS, from the exons ATGGGGGGCTCTCAGAGCGTCCAGATCCCCGGCGGAGGATCCGAAGGTTACCACGTCCTCCGG GTGCAAGAGCATTCCCCGGGTTATCACGCAGGACTGGAGCCATTCTTTGATTTTATCATCTCCGTTTGTGACACCAGACTG AACAGGGACAACGACACGCTGAAAGAGCTGCTGAAAATGAACGTGGAGAGGTCTGTGAAGATGCTGCTGTACAACAGCAGGACGCAGACCGTGCGGGAGACGACCATCAGGCCCAGCAACGCGTGGGGCGGCCAGGGCCTTCTGGGTCTCAGCATCCGCTTCTGCAGCTTTGAGCGGGCCAATCAAAATGTTTGGCACGTCTTG GAGGTGGAGCCAAACTCTCCTGCCGGCCTGGCTGGTTTGACGCCTTACGTTGACTACATCATCGGAGCGGACTCGGCCATGCGTGAG AGCGAAGACCTGTTCTCCCTCGTTGAAGCGCATGAAGGAAAGGAGCTGAAGCTGTACGTTTACAACACAGACGCGGACAACTGCCGCGAGGTCGTCATCACCCCAAACTCGGACTGGGGAGGAGAGGGCAG TCTCGGATGTAAGATTGGGTTTGGTTACCTCCACCGGATACCGAcgcataaagaggaaaaaaaacaccgtTCCCCTGCACAAAACCACAACCAAGCGCCTTACACACCGAAGGATGGCTACACAGAG GTCCAACTCTCTGCTGTCATTCCAACCGTTCCAGTTGTTGTCTCGTCTTCTGCTCCAACCGGATTAGAGCAGCCTCTCAGCAGCTTGTCAGTCAGCTCTGAGCCAACGGCTGTCCTCGTCAACCCACCCACAG GAAATCCCATTATCCCACCGCCCAACCATGGGATCCCCACACACACCCTTCCTCTGCTTGTCAACGGTGCGGCTACACAGCCAG GCCTGATTGCCCTTCCTGGAGGTGTTCCCGCCTTTTCCAGTTTCCCAAACCTAAACACTACCTTGCCAAATGTGGCTCATGTTCTGCCGCCTGTACTTGGGATACAGCATGAAG GTCTTCCTCCACTCAACCTGCCGGCCGCAGCTTCCAGTGTTACGCCTCCTCTCGACTTCATTTATCCAACCGTCGCTGTTAATTCCCACCCCAGCCTACATCCCTCTTCTACCATCCGTATGAACGGTTCACCCACCAAAGCCCCCAATCATTCATCAGTGTCCGACTCCGGATCAGCGAATTTCACAGTGACCGTGGACTCCTCTTAG